One window of the Suricata suricatta isolate VVHF042 chromosome 7, meerkat_22Aug2017_6uvM2_HiC, whole genome shotgun sequence genome contains the following:
- the LTV1 gene encoding protein LTV1 homolog, with protein sequence MPHRKKKPFIEKKKAVSFHLVHRSQRDPLAADETAPQRVLLPTQKIDDEERRAEQRKYGVFFDDDYDYLQHLREPSGPAELLPTGAFSAPRGRDEKEETLETSTTGIQLPSSVFASEFEEDVGLLNKAAPVSGPRLDFDPDIVAALDDDFDFDNPDNLLEDDFILQANKPTEEDGMDVQKAEAGDDSEWEDVDDETGRGSDDESCGSAGSSAEAMSVQGRPPGAVEHHLFWEEETKSRFTEYSITSSVMRRNEQLTLHDERFEKFYEQYDDDEIGALDNAELEGSIQIDSNRLEEVLNDYYKEKAENCVKLNSLEPFEDQDLLMNELDRSDEEEIITVVLEEAKEKWDCESICSTYSNLYNHPQLIKYQPKPKQIRISSKTGIPLNVLPKKGLTAKQVERMQMINGSDLPKVSTQPRSKNESKEDKRTRKKAIKEERKERRVEKKANKLAFKLEKRRQEKELLNLKNNVEGLKL encoded by the exons ATG CCTCACAGGAAGAAAAAGCCTTTTATCGAGAAGAAGAAAGCTGTATCTTTCCACCTGGTCCACCGGAGCCAGCGAGATCCTTTAGCCGCCGATGAGACTGCACCCCAGAGGGTTCTGTTGCCCACACAGAAA ATAGATGATGAAGAGAGGCGAGCCGAGCAGAGGAAGTACGGCGTATTCTTCGACGACGACTATGACTATCTGCAGCACCTGCGGGAGCCGTCTGGGCCGGCAGAGCTTCTTCCCACCGGTGCCTTCAGCGCACCCagaggaagagatgaaaaagaagaaaccttaGAAACTTCA ACCACGGGAATTCAGTTGCCTTCATCAGTATTTGCTTCAGAGTTTGAGGAAGATGTTGGATTGTTGAATAAAGCAGCTCCTGTTTCAG gaCCTCGACTGGATTTTGATCCTGACATTGTTGCGGCTCTCGATGATGATTTTGACTTTGATAATCCAGACAACCTGCTTGAAGATGATTTTATTCTTCAGGCCAATAAGCCAACAGAGGAAGATGGAATGGATGTACA GAAGGCTGAGGCTGGAGATGACAGTGAGTGGGAAGATGTGGATGATGAGACGGGAAGAGGCAGTGACGATGAGAGCTGTGGCTCTGCGGGCTCCTCGGCTGAGGCCATGTCTGTCCAGGGAAGACCTCCTGGGGCTGTAGAACATCATCTGTTCTGGGAAGAGGAGACGAAAAGTCGCTTCACTGAGTATTCTATAACATCCTCGGTCATGAGGAGAAATGAGCAGCTGACTCTCCATGATGAGAGATTTGAGAAG TTTTATGAGCAGTACGATGATGATGAAATTGGAGCTCTGGATAATGCTGAATTGGAAGGTTCCATTCAAATAGACAGCAATCGCTTAGAGGAAGTCTTGAATGACTACTataaagagaaggcagagaa TTGTGTAAAACTGAATAGTCTTGAACCCTTCGAAGATCAGGACCTGCTGATGAATGAACTGGATAGGTCTGACGAGGAAGAGATTATTACTGTAGTTCTTGAAGAAGCTAAAGAGAAATGGGATTGTGAATCTATTTGTA gtacataCTCCAATTTATATAACCATCCGCAACTTATCAAATATCAACCAAAG cccAAACAAATCCGAATATCTTCTAAAACAGGAATACCTCTCAATGTCTTACCTAAGAAAGGACTCACAGCAAAGCAAGTTGAAAGAATGCAGATGATTAATGGCAGTGATCTGCCAAAGGTGTCAACCCAACCTCGATCTAAAAACGAAagcaaagaagataaaagaacaagaaagaaggcTATAAAAGAGGAGCGCAAG GAACGGAGAGTGGAGAAGAAAGCTAACAAATTAGCCTTCAAACtggagaaaagaaggcaggaaaaggagtTGTTGAACTTGAAGAACAATGTTGAGGGTCTCAAACTCTGA